A region from the Linepithema humile isolate Giens D197 chromosome 1, Lhum_UNIL_v1.0, whole genome shotgun sequence genome encodes:
- the LOC105674914 gene encoding uncharacterized protein has translation MRQRVLSQVYILLSAAQRPIRTTETFVDTSGRYYQRVDRVAAKMKATGSATCFSAALLLIAVFGTTIARSDPEPMARPTRPKEIVSPEQLKTYLNRVFSYSQSAMGRYGKRGDIAPMSELGSTWETLRMILDAQWRNEQRKQEKMRQNKEQVLCRNFQSADADKHTSHVAIRPGSFPDVIGKYYDDVQ, from the exons ATGCGTCAGAGGGTGCTTTCACAGGTATATATACTCCTGTCGGCGGCTCAGCGGCCGATTCGAACTACTGAAACGTTCGTCGATACATCGGGAAGATATTATCAACGTGTCGATAGAGTG GCCGCCAAAATGAAAGCGACGGGGAGTGCGACTTGTTTCTCCGCTGCTTTGCTCTTGATAGCCGTTTTCGGAACGACGATTGCTCGCAGCGATCCGGAACCCATGGCTAGACCGACCAGGCCGAAGGAGATCGTCAGCCCTGAACAACTGAAAACATATCTCAATCGGGTTTTTTCTTATTCCCAATCCGCGATGGGAAG ATATGGCAAACGAGGTGACATCGCACCGATGTCAGAATTGGGCTCTACTTGGGAAACCCTGAGAATGATTCTGGATGCGCAGTGGCGCAATGAACAACGAAAGCAGGAGAAGATGAGGCAAAACAAAGAGCAAGTTCTGTGTCGCAACTTTCAGAGCGCGGACGCCGACAAGCATACTTCGCACGTTGCTATCCGACCTGGCTCTTTTCCGGACGTAATCGGCAAATACTACGATgatgtacaataa